One genomic segment of Pristiophorus japonicus isolate sPriJap1 chromosome 8, sPriJap1.hap1, whole genome shotgun sequence includes these proteins:
- the LOC139268218 gene encoding protein PML-like, translating into MASPVNAQVAENGVMETVPSDADSAVASAEPSSAVASAEPSSDEASAPPGNIEEKETLVFFDLETTGLGKDCEIVQVAAVSGERIFAKYILPNRPISAGAAAINGLQVMDGVLYLREVPQPTCSLADAMAAFLQFLQSLDRPRLAGHNIWSFDSPIIVSAWEEVSLKDQFARCVTGFLDTLWLARAVVPRSEVKSHQQTELVQAFLKKSYDAHNAIEDVKSLQELYSVLTFTPEQKQCSQFSLFQLECRMTLQPLADDKILFYQLTDKLALQEVTLEKLKAAHQQDGNSGLKTLLKSLGHTGLNHFKLSNFFSK; encoded by the exons ATGGCATCACCTGTG AATGCCCAGGTTGCAGAGAATGGAGTGATGGAGACAGTGCCGAGCGATGCCGACAGTGCTGTAGCCAGTGCGGAACCATCCAGTGCTGTAGCCAGTGCGGAGCCATCCAGTGATGAAGCCAGTGCCCCTCCGGGGAACATAGAGGAGAAGGAGACCCTGGTGTTCTTCGACTTGGAAACCACAGGACTAG GAAAAGACTGCGAGATTGTGCAGGTAGCAGCGGTGAGTGGAGAGAGGATCTTTGCGAAGTACATCCTGCCCAACAGGCCTATCTCGGCAGGAGCTGCTGCCATTAATGGGTTGCAGGTGATGGATGGGGTCCTGTACCTGAGAGAAGTCCCACAGCCCACCTGCAGCCTGGCGGACGCCATGGCAGCGTTCCTGCAGTTCCTGCAGTCCCTGGACAGGCCTCGGTTAGCAGGGCATAACATCTGGAGCTTTGACAGTCCGATTATCGTCAGTGCCTGGGAAGAGGTCTCCCTGAAAGATCAATTTGCCAGATGTGTGACTGGTTTCCTGGATACATTATGGCTGGCCAGGGCTGTTGTTCCCAGGTCGGAGGTCAAGAGCCATCAGCAAACCGAATTAGTGCAAGCCTTTCTGAAGAAAAGTTATGATGCTCACAACGCTATCGAAGATGTAAAGAGTTTGCAGGAGCTGTACTCTGTTCTAACGTTCACTCCAGAACAGAAGCAATGCAGTCAGTTCTCTCTCTTTCAGCTGGAGTGCCGGATGACCCTACAGCCTCTCGCCGACGATAAAATACTATTCTATCAGTTAACTGATAAACTTGCCCTGCAAGAGGTTACTCTGGAAAAGctgaaggcagctcaccagcagGATGGCAATTCGGGGCTGAAAACCCTTCTGAAATCTCTGGGACACACGGGCCTGAACCACTTCAAACTATCCAACTTCTTCAGCAAGTGA